A single Arachidicoccus sp. BS20 DNA region contains:
- a CDS encoding HU family DNA-binding protein — protein MRKSDLVNNISEKTGIPKVDVLVTIESLLKEIKENLSRGENIYIRGFGSFITKKRAAKIGRNIKKNIAVEIPEHYIPAFKPSKEFVNEVKENFKTK, from the coding sequence ATGAGAAAATCCGATTTGGTTAATAATATTTCAGAGAAAACGGGAATTCCCAAAGTTGATGTATTGGTAACAATCGAAAGCCTTTTAAAAGAGATAAAAGAAAATTTGTCTCGCGGCGAAAACATTTACATACGAGGCTTTGGGAGCTTTATTACCAAGAAGCGCGCGGCTAAAATAGGCAGAAATATTAAGAAAAATATTGCTGTCGAAATTCCCGAACATTACATTCCGGCATTCAAACCTTCAAAAGAATTCGTTAATGAAGTAAAGGAAAACTTTAAAACGAAGTAA
- a CDS encoding class I SAM-dependent methyltransferase has translation MIQNSTTRFSNRVDNYVKYRPGYPMEIVDFLQAEYQLSNDKTIADIGSGTGISSKLFLDNGYKVIGIEPNKEMREKSEELLHNYKNFSTVAGTAENTLLENHSVDTIIAGQAFHWFDKTVCRKEFERILQPHGSAVLIWNERLADSDFEKEYDRLIVKHSIDYVKVDHRNIDEKSIKDFFAPHTVELKIFSNRQIFDFDGLRGRLLSSSYAPSENHAGYQPMLDDLKTLFKKYQTNNRITIHYATKVYVTKF, from the coding sequence ATGATTCAAAACAGCACTACACGATTCAGTAACAGGGTAGATAATTATGTAAAATATCGTCCCGGTTATCCTATGGAAATCGTTGATTTTTTGCAGGCGGAATATCAATTATCCAACGATAAAACAATTGCCGATATCGGTTCAGGCACAGGCATTTCAAGCAAGTTATTTTTGGATAACGGTTACAAAGTAATTGGCATTGAACCAAACAAGGAAATGCGTGAAAAATCTGAAGAACTGTTGCATAATTATAAAAATTTCAGTACAGTCGCCGGAACAGCGGAGAATACGCTTTTGGAAAATCATTCTGTTGATACAATCATTGCCGGACAGGCTTTTCATTGGTTTGACAAAACAGTCTGCCGTAAGGAATTTGAACGAATTTTACAGCCGCATGGCAGTGCCGTTTTAATATGGAATGAAAGGCTCGCCGATTCCGATTTTGAAAAAGAATATGACAGACTAATTGTAAAGCACAGCATCGACTATGTAAAAGTTGACCACAGAAATATCGATGAAAAGAGCATTAAAGATTTTTTTGCGCCGCATACCGTGGAGTTGAAAATATTTTCCAACAGGCAAATATTTGATTTCGACGGATTGAGAGGCAGGCTTCTCTCCTCTTCTTACGCACCGAGTGAAAATCATGCCGGCTATCAGCCAATGCTTGACGATTTGAAAACTCTTTTTAAAAAGTATCAGACAAACAATCGCATTACCATTCATTACGCGACGAAAGTTTATGTGACTAAATTTTAG
- a CDS encoding serine hydrolase domain-containing protein → MQRKTIVQFLLFTFSFLLGNAQTHQANLHFLHAMNEVENNVVLLNNPSEIIPLKNLDKRKIVAVHFGFGEQDIFDSLLNKYDFIDTLNAAPYKDSANFYHVEDDLKYFNTVILALNNTLIENKKIQQFINDISGRKNTIIAFFGDGKNLSFFDKMNISLIWYKSENNVAVFVVPQIIFGGIATTALLPKTFSSYKKNTGFKTVATRLKFTVPEDVHVNADDLKSIDSIAAETIEKKASPGLVVLAAKDGKVFFNKAYGTHTYDDNIPDKITDLFDLASVTKITATTPTVMHLYDEGKLNLDTTIGYYLARTRTTPMNPIHVREVMLHQAGFVPFIPFYKYIKQGIDYSTDSSNDYPTKVAEHFYMRKNFFRDVMWTQMMNSPIKTRGKYVYSDLSMYTMQQIVEQLTETPLNKFVLDSFYKPLGMQTAGYLPRKRFSASQIIPTENDTSFRHQLLIGYVHDEGAALKGGVAGHAGLFASSIDLAIYYQMLLNKGSYGGVQYFKPQTVEYFTGKRSTVSRRGLGFDRADTSKNYPSKLASPQTFGHTGFTGIGVWVDVPRNLVYIFLSNRVNPNRSAELIHLDIRPRIEDVLNKAIDKEKNH, encoded by the coding sequence ATGCAAAGAAAAACCATCGTCCAATTTCTGCTTTTTACTTTTTCGTTTTTACTTGGTAATGCGCAAACACACCAAGCAAATCTACACTTTCTTCATGCAATGAACGAAGTTGAAAATAATGTCGTTTTACTGAACAACCCAAGCGAAATTATTCCCTTAAAAAATTTAGATAAAAGAAAAATTGTCGCGGTACATTTTGGCTTTGGAGAGCAAGATATTTTTGACAGTCTTTTAAACAAATATGATTTTATAGATACACTGAATGCTGCGCCGTATAAGGATTCCGCAAACTTTTATCATGTTGAAGACGATTTGAAATATTTCAACACGGTCATTCTTGCATTGAATAATACGCTTATTGAAAATAAAAAAATACAACAGTTTATCAATGATATTTCCGGCAGAAAAAACACCATTATTGCCTTCTTCGGCGACGGAAAGAATTTGTCTTTTTTCGACAAAATGAATATATCGCTCATTTGGTATAAAAGTGAAAATAATGTTGCCGTATTCGTTGTGCCGCAAATCATTTTCGGCGGTATTGCCACGACGGCTCTGTTGCCCAAAACATTTTCTTCTTACAAAAAAAATACAGGTTTTAAAACTGTTGCAACACGTCTGAAATTCACGGTTCCCGAAGATGTGCATGTGAATGCCGATGATTTAAAATCCATCGATTCTATTGCTGCGGAAACCATTGAAAAAAAGGCTTCGCCCGGCTTGGTAGTGCTTGCCGCGAAAGACGGGAAAGTATTTTTCAACAAGGCTTACGGAACGCATACTTACGATGATAACATTCCTGATAAAATTACTGATTTATTTGACCTAGCATCTGTTACAAAAATCACGGCAACCACGCCTACTGTAATGCATTTGTACGATGAAGGAAAATTGAATCTCGATACCACCATTGGTTATTATCTCGCACGCACGCGCACAACGCCTATGAACCCGATTCATGTGCGCGAAGTGATGTTGCATCAGGCGGGATTTGTGCCGTTCATTCCTTTTTATAAATACATTAAACAAGGAATTGATTATAGTACCGATTCTTCAAATGATTATCCTACAAAGGTTGCAGAGCATTTTTATATGCGTAAAAACTTCTTCCGCGACGTAATGTGGACGCAAATGATGAATTCACCCATCAAAACGCGCGGTAAATATGTTTACAGCGATTTGAGTATGTACACCATGCAACAAATTGTAGAGCAACTAACAGAAACGCCATTGAACAAATTTGTATTAGACAGTTTTTATAAACCGCTTGGAATGCAGACTGCGGGCTATTTGCCGCGCAAAAGGTTTTCTGCAAGCCAAATTATTCCTACGGAAAATGATACTTCTTTTCGTCATCAACTGCTGATTGGTTATGTGCATGACGAAGGCGCAGCGCTCAAAGGCGGCGTTGCCGGACATGCAGGGCTTTTTGCAAGTTCCATCGACCTCGCAATTTATTATCAGATGTTGCTGAACAAAGGCAGCTATGGCGGTGTTCAATATTTTAAACCTCAAACAGTAGAGTATTTTACAGGCAAGCGTTCGACTGTAAGCCGCAGAGGACTTGGCTTTGACCGTGCAGATACTTCAAAAAATTATCCTTCAAAACTGGCGTCGCCGCAAACATTCGGGCATACGGGTTTTACGGGAATCGGCGTGTGGGTGGACGTTCCGAGAAATCTGGTATATATCTTTTTGTCTAACCGTGTTAATCCAAACAGAAGCGCTGAATTAATACATTTGGATATTCGTCCGCGTATAGAAGATGTGCTGAACAAGGCGATTGATAAGGAGAAGAATCATTAA
- a CDS encoding LolA family protein → MKKITIIALFLTFAVTTFAQSDASGILNKVSNNLKNIKGATAAFSYSTKDRNNHNLGTINGNIAIKGNKYYIKQGSNEIFCNGAKTWNFNGKDEVTVNDVDNSGGTLNPEKLLSGDFVSKDFGSKLVSSQGSIAIIELVPTDRRKNFTKVNLYVNKTRNLITKAIVYEKGGNIVSFNLSNINTGANLPESKFTFDPKAHPGVDVID, encoded by the coding sequence ATGAAAAAAATTACAATCATTGCATTATTTCTAACCTTTGCAGTAACCACCTTTGCACAAAGTGATGCTTCGGGCATTTTGAATAAAGTAAGCAACAATCTTAAAAATATCAAAGGTGCAACTGCCGCTTTCAGCTATTCTACTAAAGACCGCAACAATCATAATCTTGGCACTATCAACGGCAATATCGCCATCAAAGGCAACAAATATTACATCAAACAAGGCAGTAATGAAATTTTCTGCAATGGCGCTAAAACGTGGAATTTCAACGGAAAAGACGAAGTAACCGTAAACGATGTGGACAATTCCGGCGGCACACTGAACCCTGAAAAATTATTATCAGGAGATTTTGTGAGCAAAGATTTCGGAAGCAAGTTGGTTTCCTCTCAGGGTTCCATAGCTATTATTGAATTAGTTCCGACAGACAGAAGGAAGAATTTTACAAAGGTAAATTTGTATGTAAACAAAACAAGGAATCTCATCACAAAAGCTATTGTGTATGAAAAAGGCGGCAATATAGTTTCTTTCAATTTAAGTAATATCAATACCGGCGCTAACCTGCCGGAAAGTAAATTTACTTTCGACCCTAAAGCGCATCCCGGCGTAGATGTGATTGACTAA
- the coaBC gene encoding bifunctional phosphopantothenoylcysteine decarboxylase/phosphopantothenate--cysteine ligase CoaBC yields the protein MLQGKKILIGVTGSIAAYKIISLTRLLIKEGAEVKIVMTKAATKFVSPLVLSTLSKNKVLINLFEKDVWANHVMLGRWADLMLIAPLSCNTLAKMANGQCDNLLLSVYLSATCKVMCAPAMDEDMWHHAATRKNIEALTGYGNIVLGVDSGELASGLSGEGRMLEPENILLEIKNSFRTNELTGETVLITSGSTHEAIDPVRFIANHSTGKMGTALAEAFYLRGADVIFISGPAQHFPAYKNIEIIKVTSAEDMFIQAVQQFPNCSIAVLSAAVADYTPVETASQKIKKKEEQFTLSLKKTKDILKELGSLKSNQLLVGFALETNNELDNARKKLADKNADLIVLNSMNEQGAGFGFDTNKVTVLDKNGNQYESGLMSKQDVADYILEIVEEKLKQNA from the coding sequence GTGTTACAAGGGAAAAAAATATTAATTGGTGTTACCGGAAGCATTGCTGCGTACAAAATTATTTCGCTCACACGTTTACTGATTAAAGAAGGAGCCGAAGTAAAAATTGTGATGACGAAAGCTGCAACAAAATTTGTCTCGCCGTTGGTGTTAAGCACTTTGTCTAAGAACAAAGTTTTAATCAACTTATTTGAAAAGGATGTTTGGGCAAATCATGTGATGCTTGGTCGTTGGGCAGATTTGATGCTGATTGCTCCGTTAAGCTGCAATACATTGGCAAAAATGGCAAACGGACAATGCGATAATTTGTTGCTTTCCGTTTATCTGTCTGCAACCTGCAAAGTCATGTGTGCGCCCGCGATGGACGAAGATATGTGGCATCATGCTGCGACCCGAAAGAATATTGAAGCATTAACCGGTTATGGGAATATTGTGTTGGGCGTGGATTCCGGCGAATTGGCAAGCGGACTTTCCGGCGAAGGAAGAATGCTCGAACCGGAAAATATTTTGCTTGAAATAAAAAATTCTTTCAGAACAAATGAATTGACAGGAGAGACGGTATTGATTACTTCGGGAAGCACACATGAAGCCATTGACCCGGTTCGTTTTATTGCCAATCATTCAACCGGGAAAATGGGAACAGCCTTGGCGGAAGCATTTTATTTACGCGGCGCAGATGTGATTTTTATCAGCGGACCGGCGCAACATTTTCCGGCTTATAAAAATATAGAAATCATTAAAGTTACTTCTGCCGAAGATATGTTTATACAGGCTGTTCAGCAATTTCCAAATTGCTCAATCGCTGTGCTGTCGGCGGCTGTAGCAGATTATACACCGGTAGAAACAGCTTCGCAAAAAATAAAAAAGAAAGAAGAACAGTTCACTCTTTCTTTGAAAAAAACAAAAGATATTCTGAAGGAATTGGGAAGCCTGAAATCAAATCAGTTGCTGGTAGGTTTTGCCCTGGAAACAAATAATGAATTAGATAATGCACGAAAAAAACTGGCAGATAAAAATGCCGATTTGATTGTCCTAAATTCTATGAATGAACAAGGCGCAGGCTTTGGATTTGATACAAATAAAGTAACTGTACTGGACAAAAACGGCAATCAATACGAAAGCGGTTTGATGAGCAAGCAAGATGTTGCAGATTATATTCTCGAAATTGTGGAAGAAAAATTAAAGCAGAATGCTTAA
- a CDS encoding outer membrane protein assembly factor BamD — MKQFFQVLILFLALFTTSCATKYSKVLKSTNNEYKLKMADEYYAKKEYAHAQELYQELITNYLKSTNRYEDGYYRFAYTAYYLKDYEAAGLAFQQFTETFPNSEKVPEMAYMEGLCLYKNSAKVELDQSSTMKAISTLQSFLNSYPNDVHADTAKKLIENCNSKLEEKEYMAAQQYYDLGYYKSAHIYFDLLISDYPNSSKGEEYMFKTLLSSYQYAKKSYAYLQMDRYQTAVDECDNFSAQYANSKYISRVQSIKKDSQNQIARLKKIIAENEQTKKAS, encoded by the coding sequence ATGAAGCAATTTTTTCAGGTATTAATATTGTTTTTAGCGCTGTTTACTACGTCGTGTGCTACAAAATATTCTAAGGTACTGAAAAGTACAAACAATGAATATAAGTTGAAAATGGCAGACGAGTATTATGCCAAAAAAGAATATGCTCATGCACAGGAATTGTATCAGGAACTGATTACGAACTATCTTAAAAGTACTAACAGATACGAAGACGGCTATTACAGATTTGCATATACAGCTTATTATTTAAAAGATTATGAAGCGGCGGGATTGGCTTTTCAGCAGTTTACGGAAACATTTCCCAACAGCGAAAAAGTGCCTGAAATGGCATATATGGAAGGTCTTTGCTTGTATAAAAATTCTGCCAAAGTAGAGTTAGACCAGTCTTCTACCATGAAGGCAATTTCTACATTGCAATCGTTTTTGAACTCTTATCCGAATGACGTTCATGCAGATACTGCCAAAAAATTGATTGAAAACTGTAATTCAAAGTTGGAAGAAAAAGAATATATGGCAGCGCAGCAATATTACGATTTGGGTTATTACAAATCTGCCCATATCTATTTTGACCTGTTGATTAGCGATTATCCTAATTCGAGTAAAGGCGAAGAGTATATGTTTAAAACTTTGCTGTCGAGTTATCAATATGCCAAAAAGAGTTATGCGTATCTTCAGATGGACCGTTACCAGACAGCAGTAGATGAATGTGATAATTTTTCGGCACAATACGCCAACAGTAAATATATATCCAGAGTTCAGAGTATAAAAAAGGACTCACAAAATCAAATAGCAAGATTAAAAAAAATAATAGCAGAAAATGAGCAAACTAAGAAGGCAAGTTAG
- the pgi gene encoding glucose-6-phosphate isomerase yields MLPKINPTTTQAWLLLKKHYDEEMSHTQIKHLFEKDEDRFNNFSLHFNDILFDYSKNIITQKTISLLLNLAEDCKVKEAIDAMFSGEKINETENRSVLHTALRNFSGNPVYSDGKDVMPDVKRVQQQMKNFAEKIHSGEWKGYTGKKIKYIVNIGIGGSDLGPVMVTEALKPYWVEGIQPYFVSNVDGTHIAETLKKVTPDETLFLIASKTFTTQETMTNAHSARDWFLESAKDEAFVAKHFVALSTNEKEVSKFGIDTANMFEFWDWVGGRYSLWSAIGLSIVLSIGYDNFEKLLRGAYEVDEYFKTEKFDKNIPVIMALVGLWYTNFFGTQTEVILPYDQYMHRFSAYFQQGNMESNGKSVDRKGDDVSYATGPVIWGEPGTNGQHAFYQLIHQGTIIIPADFIAPAISHNPIGDHHVKLLSNFFAQTEALMNGKTEEVVIAELKAQGKSDEEIKKITPFKVFEGNRPTNSFLVKEITPETLGNLIALYEHKIFVQGVIWNIFTFDQWGVELGKQLAGKILPELQGDEEISSHDSSTNGLINAFKKLRK; encoded by the coding sequence ATGTTACCTAAAATTAATCCCACGACTACACAGGCTTGGCTCTTGCTTAAAAAACATTATGATGAGGAAATGAGCCATACGCAAATAAAGCACCTGTTTGAGAAGGATGAGGACAGATTTAATAATTTTTCGTTGCATTTCAACGATATCTTATTTGATTATTCCAAAAACATTATCACACAAAAAACCATTAGTTTATTGTTGAATCTTGCGGAAGATTGCAAAGTCAAAGAAGCTATCGATGCGATGTTCAGCGGAGAAAAAATTAATGAAACAGAAAACCGTTCTGTGTTGCATACCGCTTTGCGAAATTTCTCAGGAAATCCTGTTTACAGCGACGGCAAAGATGTAATGCCTGATGTAAAAAGAGTGCAACAGCAAATGAAAAATTTTGCCGAAAAAATTCATTCCGGCGAATGGAAAGGCTACACCGGCAAAAAGATTAAATACATTGTAAACATCGGTATCGGCGGAAGCGATTTAGGTCCGGTAATGGTTACGGAAGCATTGAAACCTTATTGGGTCGAAGGCATTCAGCCATATTTCGTGAGCAATGTTGATGGCACGCATATTGCGGAAACTTTGAAAAAAGTAACACCCGACGAAACATTATTTTTAATTGCTTCCAAAACATTCACTACGCAGGAAACCATGACCAACGCACATTCTGCACGTGATTGGTTTTTAGAATCTGCGAAAGACGAAGCGTTTGTAGCAAAGCATTTCGTAGCGCTAAGCACCAACGAAAAAGAAGTATCAAAATTCGGCATTGATACAGCAAATATGTTTGAGTTTTGGGATTGGGTCGGCGGTCGTTATTCTTTGTGGAGCGCGATTGGTTTGTCCATTGTGTTGAGCATTGGCTACGATAATTTTGAAAAATTATTGCGCGGCGCTTATGAAGTGGACGAATATTTTAAGACTGAAAAATTCGATAAAAATATTCCTGTAATCATGGCGTTGGTCGGACTTTGGTACACTAATTTCTTCGGTACGCAAACCGAAGTGATTTTGCCTTATGACCAATATATGCACCGTTTTTCAGCATATTTCCAACAGGGCAATATGGAAAGTAACGGTAAGAGCGTGGACAGAAAAGGCGATGACGTTTCATACGCCACAGGCCCTGTAATTTGGGGCGAGCCGGGAACAAACGGACAACACGCTTTTTATCAATTGATTCATCAGGGAACGATAATTATTCCTGCGGATTTTATTGCTCCGGCGATTAGTCATAATCCTATCGGCGACCATCATGTAAAATTGTTGAGCAATTTCTTTGCGCAAACAGAAGCATTGATGAACGGTAAAACGGAAGAAGTGGTAATCGCTGAACTGAAAGCACAAGGCAAGAGCGATGAAGAGATTAAAAAGATAACACCATTCAAAGTATTTGAAGGCAACAGACCTACGAACTCTTTCCTTGTAAAAGAAATTACGCCGGAAACTTTGGGTAATTTAATTGCGTTATACGAACATAAAATATTCGTTCAAGGCGTTATCTGGAATATTTTTACATTCGACCAATGGGGCGTTGAACTCGGCAAGCAATTAGCCGGAAAAATTTTGCCGGAATTGCAGGGCGACGAAGAAATTAGTTCGCACGATTCTTCCACGAATGGTTTGATAAATGCTTTCAAGAAACTCAGAAAGTAA
- a CDS encoding DUF4296 domain-containing protein, with the protein MMRKILLFFVPVIIASACSSEAFPPGIVKPPIMKKIIWEMTVAESVYQSDTSKQTRLHLKDSITLAYHKILNDNKISVDDYKKSLAYYESKPVLMQTLIDSSYTYGTKIKDSFHYTPSAHIPVSTKSSLDSSKHLKKAFPPALQKHLLKPLPKENKPRTKPREVS; encoded by the coding sequence ATGATGAGAAAAATTTTATTGTTTTTTGTACCAGTTATCATTGCAAGTGCATGTTCTTCCGAAGCATTTCCGCCAGGCATTGTAAAACCGCCGATAATGAAAAAAATTATATGGGAAATGACGGTTGCTGAGAGTGTTTATCAGTCCGACACATCGAAACAAACGCGCCTGCATTTGAAAGACAGTATCACACTTGCTTATCATAAAATATTAAATGACAATAAAATAAGTGTCGATGATTATAAAAAAAGTTTAGCATACTACGAATCTAAACCGGTGTTAATGCAAACGCTGATAGATTCGTCTTACACCTATGGAACAAAAATCAAAGATTCATTTCATTACACACCATCAGCTCACATACCCGTTTCTACCAAAAGTAGTCTAGATAGTTCAAAACATTTGAAAAAAGCCTTCCCACCCGCGCTTCAAAAGCATCTTTTAAAGCCGTTGCCCAAAGAAAATAAACCAAGAACCAAGCCTCGGGAGGTCTCATAA
- the porD gene encoding type IX secretion system protein PorD, producing the protein MLKRIVFLIIVWQCSIAGYSQELNATVTVNSQQLGTNVDQTAMQNLQQQITDFLNARKWTRDDYQPQEKISCNFNITLVSSSAQNEYQAQLLVQAARPVFNSIYQSQLVNYLDRQFVFKFQPYQQLQFNPTQIAGADVLASNLTATLAFYVNIILGMNYDSFKLNSGGAYFREAMNIVNGAPRSSDIKGWQSFDGTRNRYWLANNLTDTRFSDIHRVLYQYFRGGLDSLYDYDAKAKQNVLSALVNLQKINQANPNSMIEQFFIENRNAELAGIFKQATPDVRSQALETLLLLDPNGADKYNTELK; encoded by the coding sequence ATGCTTAAACGGATTGTATTTTTAATCATTGTATGGCAATGTTCCATTGCAGGGTATTCACAAGAACTGAATGCAACTGTAACTGTCAATTCACAACAATTGGGAACAAATGTTGACCAGACTGCCATGCAAAATTTGCAACAACAAATTACCGATTTTCTCAATGCTCGTAAATGGACAAGAGACGATTATCAACCGCAGGAAAAAATCAGCTGTAACTTTAACATCACGCTCGTTTCTTCTTCCGCGCAAAATGAATATCAGGCGCAATTATTGGTACAGGCTGCGCGCCCGGTGTTTAATTCCATTTATCAATCGCAATTAGTTAATTATCTTGACAGGCAGTTTGTGTTCAAGTTTCAGCCTTATCAGCAGTTGCAATTTAATCCTACACAAATTGCCGGAGCAGATGTATTGGCTTCCAATCTTACGGCAACACTCGCTTTTTATGTGAACATTATTTTAGGCATGAATTACGATTCGTTTAAGCTAAATAGCGGCGGCGCTTATTTTCGCGAAGCAATGAATATTGTAAATGGCGCACCACGTTCTTCCGATATTAAAGGCTGGCAATCTTTCGATGGCACGCGCAACAGATATTGGCTGGCAAATAATTTAACCGATACACGATTCAGCGATATTCATCGCGTGTTATATCAATATTTTCGCGGAGGTTTGGATAGTTTGTATGACTATGATGCAAAAGCAAAACAAAATGTTTTGTCGGCTTTAGTCAATCTTCAAAAAATAAATCAGGCAAATCCAAATTCAATGATTGAGCAGTTTTTTATCGAAAACCGCAATGCCGAACTAGCAGGGATTTTTAAACAAGCAACGCCCGATGTGCGTTCGCAGGCATTGGAAACTTTGCTATTGCTTGACCCAAACGGCGCAGATAAATACAACACCGAATTGAAATAA
- a CDS encoding DNA-directed RNA polymerase subunit omega has product MSKLRRQVSSHIPNVIETRSLVSIKKKTGNLYESIAIIAKRANQINIAIREELHSKLDEFASHTDSLEEIHENKEQIEISKAYERMPNPAILATEEFMEDKVYFRKNEDDLFV; this is encoded by the coding sequence ATGAGCAAACTAAGAAGGCAAGTTAGTTCCCACATTCCAAATGTGATTGAAACACGCAGCCTCGTGTCTATCAAAAAGAAAACAGGCAATCTGTATGAATCTATTGCAATTATTGCAAAAAGAGCAAATCAAATCAATATTGCCATTCGCGAAGAATTGCATAGCAAGCTGGACGAATTTGCAAGCCATACAGACAGCCTTGAAGAAATTCACGAAAACAAAGAGCAAATCGAAATTTCCAAAGCGTATGAAAGAATGCCTAATCCGGCTATTCTTGCAACGGAAGAATTTATGGAAGATAAAGTTTACTTCCGTAAAAACGAAGACGACCTGTTCGTTTAA
- a CDS encoding nucleoside deaminase: MTREEKFMQQAVALAYEGIQNNEGGPFGCIIVKDDKIIGRGNNKVTSTNDPTAHAEVIAIRDACKNLNTFQLDDCEIYTSCEPCPMCLGAIYWARPKAIYYANTRKDAASIGFDDSMIYDEMTKKLSERKIPIINVGRNDAVKVFEEWKNKEDKTEY, from the coding sequence ATGACGAGAGAAGAAAAATTTATGCAACAAGCAGTTGCACTTGCATACGAAGGCATACAAAACAATGAAGGCGGACCTTTTGGTTGCATCATTGTAAAGGATGATAAAATTATCGGTCGCGGCAACAATAAAGTTACCAGCACCAACGATCCTACTGCACACGCAGAAGTTATCGCCATTCGCGATGCGTGCAAAAACCTGAATACATTCCAGCTCGATGATTGTGAAATTTACACTTCGTGCGAGCCTTGTCCCATGTGTCTTGGCGCAATTTACTGGGCAAGACCCAAAGCAATTTATTATGCCAATACACGTAAAGATGCGGCATCCATAGGCTTTGACGATTCGATGATTTACGACGAAATGACTAAAAAATTAAGTGAAAGGAAAATTCCTATTATTAACGTTGGCAGAAACGATGCCGTTAAGGTTTTTGAGGAATGGAAAAATAAGGAAGACAAAACTGAATACTAA